The genomic stretch CAATATTTCTCCTTCTCAACAATTAAGTGATCAAATTCAATTTGCGATCGCATCTCGTCAATATCCTCCAGGTCATCGTTTACCTAGTACAAGACAACTAGCTATTCTAACAGGGTTACATAGAAATACAATTAGTAAAGTTTATAAACAACTGGAAGAAAAAGGGTTAGTAGAATCGATCGCTGGATCCGGTATGTACGTTAAAATACAAGGAAATGATTATACAAGCAAATCACCCTCCTGTTTATTACAATCTTATCCTGATGCCGAAAAAGTTATCAAAACTGGGATAGATAATCTTCTACAACAAGGGTGTAATTTGGAGCAGATTAAACAATTATTTTTAGAGGAAGTAAATTGGAGACTTCGGTGTCGTGCATTACTTCTAGTTACCGTACCGGTGACAGACTTAAGCACAGGAAAATTAATGGTATTAGAATTGGAAAAAGCCTTAATGATACCAATACAATTAGTACCGATGGAAGAACTAAATTTGGTCTTAAATGAGATTAATTCCGTTACAGTGGTGACAAGTCGTTATTTTATTCATCAAGTTTTAGAAATAGTTAATCCTGAATCTACGAGGGTTATTCCTATTGATATTTATGATTATAAACAGGAATTACAAATTATTAAAAAACTACCTCAAAACTCTTATTTAGGAATTGTGAGTTTAAGTGGAGGTATTTTGAGAGTTGCAGAGATTTTAGTTCATAGTTTGAGAGGGAATGATATTACTATTCTCACCGCTCAAGGAAACAATAAACAAAAATTAATAAACTTAGTTTGTACTGCTCATACTATTATTTGTGATCCTCATAGTTATTTAATAGTGAAACAAACGGTTAAACAGGTACAAGAAGACTTAATTCGTCTTCCGCAGATTATCTGTAGCAATAGTTATATTGGGGAAAAATCGATCGATCTTTTAAAAAGGGAGTTAGGAATTAGTAATCACTAATCGTAGATGATTTTTATTAATTTATGTGTGTCAGTTCCGAATAATCTAACGATCGCTGTATAATGATTATCAAGATCGCTACTCTGTAATCACTATGAAAAAACTATTACTTATTTCCGTCTTTATAATCGGTTTAGGGTTTGCTTTATTTAACTTCAAAGGATTAGCAACCAAAGGCGAATTTAACTCTATTATCATTAATTTTCGTCAAGATATTCCTGCCAATACATTAGAACAGAATTTATCTACGATCGCTTCAAAAATCCAAGAAATACCCATTTTAAATAGTATATTTTCCGAACCAGAAAGAATTTATATCATTGAGGGAGATAAAAAGACTATTAAAAAATTACGTCAATCAGATCTCAAAGAAGAAATAGAGTATATAGAACCGAATTATATTTATCATAGTTTAGAACAACCCAACGATCCTCAATATACCCAACAGTGGAATTTACGCAGTATCAATGTTGAACAAGCATGGGATGAAACTAAAGGTGAAGGCATAACTGTTGCTGTCATTGACACAGGAGTAACCAAAGTACCTGATTTAGATCAAACTGAGTTTGTGGAAGGTTATGATTTTGTCAATAATAAAACCGATGCCCAAGATGATGTAGGACATGGTACTCATGTAGCTGGTACGATCGCCCAATCCACCAATAATAATTATGGAGTAGCAGGAATCGCTTATCAAGCAAAAATAATGCCCTTAAAAGTATTAGGAGTAAACGGGGGTACGGTAGCCGATATAGCTGAAGCTATCAAATTTGCAACAGATCATAATGCAGATGTAATTAATATGAGTTTAGGAGGAGGAGGAGATAGCCAACTGATGCGAGATGCAATTCAATATGCCCATGATAAAGGAGTCGTAATCATCGCCGCCGCAGGTAATGAAAATCGCAATTCAGCCTCATTTCCCGCCCGTTATCCTCAAATAATCAGCGTTGCTGCCACTGATTCCGTAGGTAATAAAGCACCTTACTCTAATTTTGGTGCAGGAGTTGATATATCTGCTCCCGGAGGCAGTGAAACAGGTAAAATTATTCAAGAAACGATCGTTGATAATAAACCCAGTTTTATTGGTTTTCAGGGTACAAGTATGGCTTCACCTCACGTTGCAGGAGTTGCCGCCTTAATTAAAGCCACAGGAGTTGAAAATCCCGATGAAGTGCGAGAAATATTAATTCAATCTGCTCGTAAAATTGAAAAAGATCCCTTAAACCATTATGGTGCAGGACAACTCGATGCGGGTCAAGCGGTAAAATTAGCTTTGAAAGGAAAAATCACTCCCAAAGACTTTTTACGATGGTTAAAAAATAGTGGTTACTTAAATCCCGGATTCTGGTTAGACGGTGGCACAATTACTTTACTACCAAAATTAGGAATGGTTTTAGGTTCATATCTATTAGCATGGTTTTTGCGCAATTACCTCACCTTTAATCTCAGTTTAGCCACAGGCTTAGTTACGGGCAGTAGTGGACTATTCTTTTTACAAGGATTGTATATTTTTGACTTACCTCAATGGCCTCTTCGTCTAATGGGTAGTTCAGTACCAGAATTGGGTAACGTAGTAATGGGTACAACTAGCTTAAATCCTTTTTTTGCTAGTGCTTTAATTCCTCTTATTTTAATTCTCTTATTTCTAAGTCATCCTATACTGAAATGGATTTCGATCGGTTGCACTTTGGGAGTTGCTTCTTGTTTAACAATTACCGCTTTTACTAATCCTTTTGTGTGGGGTTTTGGTTATGGTTTAGCCTCTCAAATTTTCTTATTGGTTAATGCTGTAATTTGCTTTTATTTGGCTAGTTTAGCTAGTAAAACTCTTAATTCTACGTCCATAGTTTAGTTTTTAAACTTTTCATTTCATCAGTTGGGTTAAGGATAAAATAACCCAACACAATACAAAACAATTAACAATGTCTTTTACATTATTTATGCTTTATTAATGTTTAAGTCATCTCTACACGATCACCTGAGTTCGAGAAAAAATCCTTGATGTAAGTAGGTTTTAGGCTTTAGGTTTTAGATTCTAAAAATACCAAATCTGATTGAATTATTTAATTAAATTAATCTAAGTAAAATCAATTGTTAACAGTTTTTCATCAATTATTTTATCTAATACCCAACAACTAATATCTTCATATTACTAATACATTTTGCATTGAGATAAGGTACGATCGAAACCTAAGATGCTTCCTTTTATGTTTATTGTGGGTACTATTTAGATTCTTAAGAAGATAACAGTATAAGTCGAATAGTTTAAGAATGGGTTAAAGAAAATAGGAATAATGCCCTTAAAGTCTGTTAAGATTGACCTTGTGCGAGATAAAAATATTTAACTGAGCTGGTAGAGAAAAATCCCGGACAAAATATGAAGGACAACCAATACAATGTAATCGATGAACATTCCCTCATTTCCAGAGGAGATAAACCTGAAGAAGCCTGTGGCGTTTTTGGCGTTTATGCCCCAGAAGAATCAGTCGCTAAATTAGCTTACTTTGGACTGTACGCACTACAACATAGAGGACAAGAATCTGCAGGAATTGCCACTTTTGACGGGGAAGCCTGTTATTGTTACAAAAACATGGGTTTAGTATCTCAAGTTTTCAATGAGTCCATTTTAACTAATCTACCGGGTAAAATTGCCATAGGTCATACTCGCTATTCTACTACTGGCTCTAG from Geminocystis sp. NIES-3709 encodes the following:
- a CDS encoding GntR family transcriptional regulator → MFYFRIQPDGNISPSQQLSDQIQFAIASRQYPPGHRLPSTRQLAILTGLHRNTISKVYKQLEEKGLVESIAGSGMYVKIQGNDYTSKSPSCLLQSYPDAEKVIKTGIDNLLQQGCNLEQIKQLFLEEVNWRLRCRALLLVTVPVTDLSTGKLMVLELEKALMIPIQLVPMEELNLVLNEINSVTVVTSRYFIHQVLEIVNPESTRVIPIDIYDYKQELQIIKKLPQNSYLGIVSLSGGILRVAEILVHSLRGNDITILTAQGNNKQKLINLVCTAHTIICDPHSYLIVKQTVKQVQEDLIRLPQIICSNSYIGEKSIDLLKRELGISNH
- a CDS encoding S8 family peptidase, with protein sequence MKKLLLISVFIIGLGFALFNFKGLATKGEFNSIIINFRQDIPANTLEQNLSTIASKIQEIPILNSIFSEPERIYIIEGDKKTIKKLRQSDLKEEIEYIEPNYIYHSLEQPNDPQYTQQWNLRSINVEQAWDETKGEGITVAVIDTGVTKVPDLDQTEFVEGYDFVNNKTDAQDDVGHGTHVAGTIAQSTNNNYGVAGIAYQAKIMPLKVLGVNGGTVADIAEAIKFATDHNADVINMSLGGGGDSQLMRDAIQYAHDKGVVIIAAAGNENRNSASFPARYPQIISVAATDSVGNKAPYSNFGAGVDISAPGGSETGKIIQETIVDNKPSFIGFQGTSMASPHVAGVAALIKATGVENPDEVREILIQSARKIEKDPLNHYGAGQLDAGQAVKLALKGKITPKDFLRWLKNSGYLNPGFWLDGGTITLLPKLGMVLGSYLLAWFLRNYLTFNLSLATGLVTGSSGLFFLQGLYIFDLPQWPLRLMGSSVPELGNVVMGTTSLNPFFASALIPLILILLFLSHPILKWISIGCTLGVASCLTITAFTNPFVWGFGYGLASQIFLLVNAVICFYLASLASKTLNSTSIV